In Sulfuritortus calidifontis, the sequence CGTAGAAGGGCGAGTTGGCGGTCTTGAGGAAGCTGGCGGCCAGGCTGACGTCGCGGCTGATCAGCAGGGCGACCCGGTTGAAGTCCGGTTCCTCGCTGCGCATCTCGCGGCTGATTTCCTCGAGGATGGCGGGTCGCGGCGGGATGCCGATCTCCTTCAGCGTAGCCTCGAGCTGGTTATTGAGCTGCTCGGGCAGGACCGGATCGTTCTGGGCCGGCTGGCTCATGTCGATCTCCTCATGGCTAACCATTCGTCGAATTGGGGTTCGGGCATCGGCCGCGCCAGGTAGAAGCCCTGGATGGCGGTGGCGCCCATCTCGCTCAGGATGGCGTATTGCTCCGCCGTCTCGACACCCTCGGCCACCACGCTCATGCCCAGGTCCAGGGCGAGATGGACGATGGCCTTGGCGATGGCGAAAGAGCGGGGGTTGTGCGGCAAGTCGGTGATGAAGGCGCGGTCGAGCTTGAGTTTGCGTGCGGGCAGGTCCTTCAGGCTGGCCAGGCAGGAATAGCCGGTGCCGAAATCGTCGATCGAGAGCGGAAAGCCCGCCTCCAGGGCGGCGCGGATGTTGCGCTGGACGACGTCCGAGCTGTCCATGAACAGCGACTCGGTGATCTCCAGCTCGATCAGCTCGGGCGGCGCGTTGGAGCAGGCCAGCGCGGCATACAGGGTCTGGGTGAACTTGGGCGCGGTGAGCTGCGCGCGGGAAACGTTGATCGCCACCTTGACCCGCTGCTTGTCGGCCAGCATGCGGCTGACGAAGCGGGCCCCTGTCAGCAGGCTCCACTCGCCCAGGCGGATGATCAGGCCGGTCTTTTCGGCGACCGGGATGAAGCGGCTGGGGGCGAAGATGGTGCCTTCGCAGTTGCAGCGCATCAGGGCCTCGACCGCCTCCAGGCTGCCGTCGGCCACCTGCAGGATGGGCTGGTAGTGCAACGACAAGCCCCCGGATTCCAGCGCCTTGTGCAGCGCTTCTTCCACCTCGAGCTCCTCGCGGGCCAGGAGCTTGCCCAGTCGGCCCGGGTGCAGGTCCTCGCCGGCGAACAGGTACTGGGCGCCGCCCAGGCGCTTGGCCTGGACCAGTGTGAGGTCGGCCCGTTCGAGCAGGGCGCGGGCGCCTTCATGTTCGAGCGACAGGGCGATGCCGATGCTGATCGAGGGATAGAGGCGCATGGTGCCGACGTCGAGCGGCTGCGACATCGCGGCCAGGAGGTCGCGGGCGATGTGTTCGGCGGCGGCGCGGCTGCAATCCTTCACCACCAGGACGAATTCGTCGCCGCCCATGCGCGCCAGCTGGCCCTGATTGCCGCTGGCCGTGGCCAGGCGGTGGGCCAGCTCGGCCAGCACGCTGTCGCCGACCAGATGGCCGAGGGAATCGTTGATCTGCTTGAAGCGGTCGATGTTCAGCCAGAACACCGCCAGGGGACGCAGACGTTCCCGGCTCGTGGCGGCCAGCAACTCGCCGACGGCGCGTACGCAGCCTTCCCGGTCGAGCAGGCCGGTGAGCGAGTCGAACTGACTGGGCGGAGGCTCATAGTGGCTGCTTAGCATAGGCTCGGCGACGGCACTCCTGGCGGGTTTTGTCAGCGGCATGAAGGCGCTGGTTTCGTTTGAACCATATCAATATAGGCCGAAAAGGCCCTGCGGCAGCGCGGGCGGGCCGCCTGGCCGCCGGTTGCCGCCGGTTTGTATGCGCCGGCGCCACACCTGCTGCGCTGCGCTCAGGCGCGGGCTTGCCGGCGCCAGAACTCGATCAGGCCGGGCAGCAGGGAGATGAAGATGATGCCTAGGATGACCAGGGTGAGGTTGCTCTTGACCCAGGCCAGGCTGCCGAAGAAGTAGCCGGCCGGCACCAAGAGGCCGACCCAGAGCAGGGCACCGAGGATGCTGAAGCCGAGGAAGCGGGCATAGGTCAGCCGACCCAGGCCGCAGACGAAGGGCACGAAGGTGCGCACCAGGGGGACGAAGCGGGCCATGACGATGGCCTTGGGACCATGCCGCTCCATGAAGGCATGGGTGCGCTCCAGGTTCTCCCGCTTCAGCCAGCGGCTGCCCTCGTGGCGGAATACGCGGGGTCCGAGGAAGCGGCCGAACCAGTAGTTGACGTTGTCGCCGCAGAGCGCCGCGGTCACCAGGGTGGCCATCAGCCAGCCGAGGTCCATGTCGCCCGCCGCCGCCACCGCCCCGGCGACGAACAAGAGCGAGTCGCCCGGCAGGAAGGGGGTGACGACGAAGCCCGTCTCCATGAAGACAATCAGAAACAGGATGCCGTAGGCCCAGGGGCCGTATTGCGCGACCAGCAGGGTGAGGTGCTGGTCCAGGTGCAGGACGATGTCGAGGAACTGGCTGAAAATCTCCATGGGGGCGGCGCCGACCGGGTCAAACCTGGGCGCCGTCGTCACTAGCCGCCTTGACCGGGCGGATGAAGTCCTCGCGCGAGACGCCCAGCCACATGGTGATCGGGCTGGCGACCAGCACCGAGGAATAGGTGCCGACCAGGATGCCGATGGCCAGGCAGAGGGCGAAGCCATAGAGCACCTCGCCGCCCAGGAACAGCATGGCCAGCACCATGAGCAGGGTGGTGCCGCTGGTGATGATGGTGCGCGACAGGGTGGCGGTCTTGGCGTTGTCCATCAGTGCGGCGACGTCTGCGATGCGGGTCTTGCGGAAGTTCTCCCGGATCCGGTCGAACACCACCACGGTGTCGTTCACCGAATAGCCGAGGATGGCCAGCACCGCCGCCAGCACGGTCAGCGAGAATTCCCACTGGAACAGCGACCAGATGCCGAGCACGATGAAGATGTCATGGGCGGTGGCGAAGATCGCGCCGACCGCCATGCGCCACTCGAAGCGCAGCATCAGATAGAGGGTGATGCCGATGGCCACCACCACCAGGGCGAGCGAGCCGTCCTCGAACAGCTCCTTGCCGACCTGGGGGCCGACAAATTCGACCCGGCGCAGCTCGGTGCTCGGGTCGGCCTGCTTGAGCACGGCCAGCACCTGCTCCGAGAGCTGGGCCGAGGTGACACCCTGCTTTACCGGCAACCGCACCAGGACCTCGTTGGCGCTGCCGAAGTTCTGCACCTGGGCATCGGCATGGCCGTGTTGCGCCAGCTGCGCGCGGATGGCGGGAATGTCGGCGGCATGCGGATAGCCCACCTCCATCACCGTGCCGCCGGTGAAGTCGACGCCCAGGTTGAGGCCGCGGGTCGCCAGCAGGGCGATGGAGGCGACGATGAAGGCGACCGAGAAGAAGATGGTGCTGCGCGCGAAGCGCATGAAGGGGATGTCGCGCTTGAGGCGGAAGAGCTCGATCATGCTGCGGCTCCGTTAAATCGAGACCTTGGTCAGGCGCTTGGCCCGGCCGTAGGTGAGGTTGACCATGGCGCGCGACACCGTCACGGCGCTGAACATGGAGGTGAGGATGCCCAGGCAGAGCACCACGGCGAAGCCGCGTACCGGGCCGGAGCCCAGCCAGAACAAGGCGATGCCGGCGATCAGGGTGGTGATGTTGGAGTCCAGGATGGTGTCCCAGGCGCGGTCGTAGCCGGCGAAGATCGCCGCCTGCGGCGAATTGCCGTTGCGCAATTCTTCCCGGATGCGCTCGGCGATGATCACGTTGGCGTCGATGGCCATGCCCAGGGTCAGGGCGATGCCGGCGATGCCGGGCAGGGTGAGCGTGGCCTGTAGCATGGAAAGCAGGGCGACCAGCAGGAACATATTGGTCGCCAGGGCCAGCACCGAGACCAGGCCGAAGCCCCGGTAATAGAAGACCATGAAAGTGGCGATCAGGGCGAAGCCGATCAGGGTGGAGTTGACGCCGCGCTCGATGTTGTCGGCGCCGAGCGAGGGCCCGACCGTGCGTTCCTCGACGATCTCCATCGGGGCCGCCAGGGCGCCGGCGCGCAACAGCAGGGCGACGTCCGAGGCCTCCTGGGGCGAATCCATGCCGGTGATCTGCACCCGTCCGCCGCCGATCTCCTCGCGGATGACCGGGGCGGTGATCACCTCGGTCTTGCCCTTCTCGATCAGCAGGATGGCCATGCGCCGGCCCACGTTCTCGCGGGTGACGTTCTTGAAGATGCGGGCGCCGCGGCCGTCCAGGTTGACGTGGACGGCGGCCTGGCTGGTCTGGTTGTCGAAGCCGGGCTGGGCGTCGGTGATGTATTCGCCGGTCAGCACCACATTCTTCTTCACCAGCACCGGCGCGCCGTTGCGCTCGTAATAGAGCTCGCTGCCGAACGGCGCCTGGCCGGCCAGGGCGGCCTGCACCCGGGCGGGGTCCTGCATGGCCTCTTCGTCGACCAGGCGGATCTCCAGGGTGGCGGTGCGGCCGAGGATCTCCTTGGCCTTGGCCGTGTCCTGCACGCCCGGCAGCTGCACCACGACGCGGTCGACGCCCTGCTGCTGGATCACCGGCTCGGCCACGCCCAGCTCGTTCACCCGGTTGCGCAGGGTGGTGAGGTTCTGCTGCAGGGCGTATTCCTGGGTCTTGAGCTGGGCCGGCTTCTTCAGGCGGGCGGTGAGCACCTGCTCCTCGCCGCTGACCGATTCGACCAGATCCAGGTCGGGGTAGGCGCTCTCGATCGCCCGTCGCGCCTCGTCGCGCTGGGCCACGTCGCGCAGCTTGAGCACCACGCTGTCGCCCTCGCGGCCGATGCCGGTGTAGCGGACCTTCTTCTCGCGCAGCAGGGCGCGGATGTCGTTCTGGTAGCGCTCGGCCGCCTTCTCCAGGGCGCGGGGCATGTCGACCTGGAGCAGGAAGTGGACGCCGCCGCGCAGATCCAGGCCCAGGTACATGGGCAGGGCGCCGATCGAGGCCAGCCACTGCGGCGAGGCCGGCAGCAGGTTGAGCGCCACGGTGTAGTTGCTGCCCAGGGCGGCTTGCAAGGCGTCCTTGGCCTTGATCTGGCTCTCGGTGTCGGCGAAACGGGCCTTGACGCTGGTGGTGTCGAGGGCGACCCCCGTGCTGGCGATGCCGGCCGTCTTGAGCGCGGTCTCCACCTGCTGCATCAGCGCGGTGTCCGCCTTCAGGCTGGCCCGGGTCGGCTGCACTTGCACCGCCGGCACTTCGCCGTAGAAATTGGGCAGGGTGTAGAGGAAGGCGACAGCCAAGGCCGTGCCGACGACGACATATTTCCAGAGGGGATAGCGGTTCATGGCGCTCAGGGATCAGAGGTCAGGTATCAGGTATCAGAAGCTGCGCAGCTGCGCCGCGCCTGACCTGGATCAGAGGTCCTTGATCGTGCCCTTGGGCAGGACGGTCTGGATGGTGCCGCGCTGGAAGATGCTCTCGGTGCCGCCGCCGATGTCCAGGGTGACGTACTGGTCGCCGATCTTGGTGACCTTGCCCAGCTGGCCGCCGGCGGTGATCACCTCGTCGCCCTTCTGCAGGTTTTCCTGCATCTTCTTTTGCTCCTTGGCCCGCTTCATCTGCGGCCGGATGATCATGAACCAGAACAGGACGAAGATGACGATGAGCGGTAAAAAGCTCATCAGGGGATCGGGCTGCTGGGCAGCGGGGTCGGCGGCGTGGGCCAGGCTGATCATTGCGGGTTCTCCCAAAAATTACGGCTGAATGGATCGGCGGATTCTAGCATGCCGGCCGCGGCCGCCTTAAGGCCCGAAAGCCCGCGCGGCCGCGTTCAGGCCCTGATCCCGCGGGCGGCGAGAAAGGTCTCGATGTGGGCGGCCAGGCGGCCCTGTTCGATGGCCTCACGCAGCTCGCGCATCAGGGTCTGGTAGTAGTTCAGGTTGTGGATGGAGTTGAGCCGGCCCGACAGGGTCTCGCCCGTCCGGAACAGGTGGTGCAGATAGGCCCTGGAAAAATGGCGGCAGGTATAGCAGTCGCAGGCCTCGTCGATGGGCGAAAGGTCGCTGCGGTACTTGGCGTTCTTGATCCGCAGTTCGCCCGTGCGGGTGAACAGCACGCCATGGCGGGCGTTGCGGGTGGGCATGACGCAATCGAACATGTCGATGCCGCGGCTCACCGCATGCACCAGATCTTCCGGCGTGCCCACGCCCATGAGGTAGCGTGGCCGGTCCTCCGGCAGGCGGGGCGCGACATGGGCGAGGATGCGTTCCATGTCCGCCTTCGGCTCGCCCACCGAGAGGCCGCCGATGGCATAGCCGTCGAAGCCGATGCGGCTGAGCTGTTCCAGCGACGCATCGCGCAGGTCCTCGTACATGCCGCCCTGGACGATGCCGAACAGGGCATTGGGGTTGCCGGCATGGGCGGTCTTCGAGCGCTCGGCCCAGCGCAGGGACAGCTCCATCGAGGTCTTGGCCGTGCGGTGGTCGGCCGGGTAGGGTGTGCACTCGTCGAAGATCATGACGATGTCGGAATTGAGCACGCGCTGGATCTCCATGCTCTTTTCCGGGGTGAGCAGCAGGCGGTCACCGTTGAGCGGCGAGGCGAAGCGCACGCCCTCCTCGCTGATCTTGCGCAGGTGGGTCAGGCTGTAGACCTGGAAGCCGCCGGAGTCGGTGAGGATCGGCCCGTCCCAGCGCATGAAGCCGTGCAGGCCGCCATGGGCGGCGATCACCTCCAGGCCGGGGCGCAGCCAGAGATGGAAGGTGTTGCCCAGCACGATCTGGGCGCCCAGGGCGCGCACCTCGTCCGGCGTGAGCGATTTCACCACGCCATAGGTGCCCACCGGCATGAACACCGGGGTCTCGATCACGCCGTGGGCGGTGGTCAGCCGGCCGCGCCGGGCCTGGCCATCGCGGCCGAGCAGTTCAAATTGCATCCTGGTTTGCAATCCTCTCGATGAGCATGGCGTCACCATAGCTGAAGAAGCGGTAGCGCTGTTCGACCGCGTGGCGGTAGGCCGCCAGCATCAGGTCCATGCCGCCGAAGGCGCAGACCAGCATGAGCAGGGTGGAGCGGGGCAGGTGGAAATTGGTGATCAGCCGCTCGACCACGCGGAATTCGTAGCCCGGGGTGATGAACAGATCGGTCTCGCCCTGGCCGGCGCGCAAACTGCCCGAGTGGGCGGCCGACTCCAGGGCGCGCAGGCTGGTGGTGCCCACCGCCGTCACCCGGCCGCCGTGGGCTTTCGCCAGTTCGACGGCGGCCACGGTCTCGTTTGGCACCTCGTAGCGCTCGCTGTGCATTTTGTGTTCGTGGATGTCGTCCACCCGCACCGGCTGGAAGGTGCCGGCGCCGACGTGCAGGGTGACCCGCGCGGTGGCCACGCCCTTGGCCTTCAGCGCGTCGAGCATGGCCTCATCGAAGTGCAGGCCGGCGGTGGGCGCGGCGACGGCCCCGGGTTCGCGCGCATACACCGTTTGGTAGCGCGCCTCGTCGGCCGCCTCGGGCCGGCGCTCCAGATAGGGCGGCAGGGGCAGCTCGCCGTAGGCCTCCAGCCAGTCCAGCACGGTTTTGGCCGGATCGAAGCGCAGGCGGTAGAGGTCGTCGCTGCGCTCGATCACCTCGGCCTCGAAGCTGTCGGCAAATCTCAGCCGCATGCCCGGCTTGGGCGACTTGCTGGCGCGGATGAAGGCGATGGCCTCATGCTCCGACAGCACCCGCTCGATCAGGGCCTCGATCCGGCCGCCGCTGGCCTTCTCGCCGAACAGTCGGGCCTTGATCACCCGGGTGTCGTTGAACACCAATAGATCGCCAGCCCGGAAGAACTCGGCCAGTTCGGCAAAGCGCCGGTCGCTAAAGCGCTTGTTGGGGCCGTCGACATGCAGCAGCCGGCTGGCCGTGCGCTCGGCCAGCGGGTACCGGGCGATCAGTTCCTCGGGCAGGGCGTAGTCGAAATCGGCGGTTTTCATCGGGGGCAGGGCCGCTTGGGTCGCGGCCCCAGGTCATAGGGGGTGGTGCCCGGAGCCGGAATCGAACCGGCACGCCATCGCTGGCGCGGGATTTTGAGTCCCGTGCGTCTACCTATTCCGCCATCCGGGCACGCATGCGAAGGGGACGATTATCGCGGAAACGCCCCGGTCAGGGCAACGTCGTCGCAGGCGTCACTTCACCCACTGCACCACCTCGGCCATCGGCCGCCGGGTCTTGGCGGGTTGCGGGTTCTTGCGGTAGCCGAAGGCCAGCATCGCCGCCAGGCCGAAGTTCCGGGCATCCAGCGCGCCGGCCGCGCTCAGGACCGCTTCCGCCTTTTCCTGGTCGAAGCCTTCGATCGGGCAGGTGTCGATGCCGATCATGGCCGCCGCCGTCATCATGTTGCCCAGGGCGATGTAGGCCTGGCGGCAGGCCCAGTCGAACACGCCACGCTCGTAGCCGAGCAGCTTGAAGTCGGATTCGAGAAAATTGCGGTAGACCTTGCTCCGCATTTCGATGCGCTCCGGCGGCAGTTTCTGGATGTCGTGCATGATGTGCTGGACATGGGGGTCCTCCGGCATAAGGCCGGTCTTGCGCGCCAGGATGGCGATGTAGTGGCTGGCGGTCGGCAGGGTCTTCTGGGCCCCCCAGGTGACGGGCAGCAGCTTCTCGCGCAGGGCCATGTCCTGGATCACCACGATCTGCCAGGGCTCGTGGCCGAAAGAACTGGGGCTCAGGCGCGCGGTCTCCAGGATGAATTCGAAGTCCTCCGGGGCGACCTTCCTGGTCGGGTCGAATTCCTTGCAGGCGTGGCGGTAGTTGAAGGCGGCGAGGATGTCCTGTTTGGCGATCATGATGGGTCCTGAATCAACGATGCGAGAAGGGCCGATTATCGCGAAAACCGGCGGCCATCGCGAAAATTGTCGGCAGGGCGCCGTATAATCGCCGCAGTTTTCGGCTTGGAACAGAATCGGATGATCTTCGGCATCGGGACCGACCTCGTGGTGATCGAGCGCGTGCGCGCCATGCATGCCCGGCACGGCCAGCGCCTGGCCGAGCGCATGCTCGCCCCGGCCGAGCTGCCCGGCTTCGACCTGGTCCCGGACAAGCCGCGCTTTCTGGCCAAGCGCTTTGCCGCCAAGGAGGCCTTCGCCAAGGCGGCCGGCACCGGCATGCGCGCCCCCCTCCACCTGTCCACCATCGGCGTGCGCCACAACGCCTTGGGCCGGCCCGAGCTGTTCTTCTCCGACGAGCTGGCCGCCTGGCTGCGCCGGCAGGGCGTGGTGCGCAGCCACCTGTCGCTGAGCGACGAGCAGGAGCACGCCATGGCCTTCGTCGTCCTGGAATCGGAAGCATCGTGAACCACCCCGGCCTGCACCTGCCGCTCGGCCCCCTGATGCTCGACGTGGTCGGCACCGCGCTGACCGAGGACGACCGCCGCCGCCTGCGTCACCCCCTGGTCGGCGGCGTGATCCTGTTCAAGCGCAACTACGAAAGCCCGGAGCAGATCGCCGCGCTTACCCGCGAGATCCACGCCCTGCGCAGTCCGCATCTTTTGATCGGGGTCGATCACGAAGGCGGCCGGGTGCAGCGCTTTCGCGCGGGTTTCACCCCCATCCCGCCCATGCGCCGCCTGGGCGAGGTGTGGGACGAGCATCCGCAGCGGGCCCGGCTGCTGGCCAAGGATGCCGGCTACATCATGGGCGCCGAGCTGCGCGCGGTGGGCGTCGACTTCAGCTTCACCCCGGTGCTCGACCTCGATTACGGCGCCAGCGGCGTCATCGGCGACCGCGCCTTTCACCGCAAGCCGCAGGCCGTGGTCGAACTGGCTCATGCCTTGATGCTGGGCCTGCACGAGGCGGGCATGAACGCGGTGGGCAAGCACTTCCCCGGCCACGGCTACATCGCGGCCGACTCCCACCTGGAGATCCCGGTCGACGAACGGCCGCTGGAGGACCTGGAGTTCGCCGACCTCATCCCCTTCCGCCAGATGATCGACTGGGGCCTGGCCGCGATCATGCCGGCCCACGTCATCTACCCCAAGGTCGACGACAAGCCGGCCGGCTTCTCCCGCCGCTGGCTGCAGGATATCCTGCGCGGCCGCCTGGGCTTCGAGGGCGTGATCTTCAGCGACGACCTCGCCATGGAAGGCGCCAGCGTCGCCGGCGGCGCCCTCGAGCGGGCCCGCGCCGCGCTCGAGGCCGGCTGCGACATGGCCCTGATGTGCAACCGGCCCGAACTGGCCGACGAGCTGCTCGCGCGCCTGCAATGGCCGCTGGCCCCGGTCTCCCTGGTCCGCCTGGCCCGCATGCACGGCCGGCCGCACCCGCCCAGCCGCGTCGCCCTGCACGAAAGCACCCGATACACCAAGGCGGTACACCACCTGGCCGGTCTCGGCCCGGTCGATGCCGAACTCGCCTTCAACGACCCGAGCAATACCTGTGGCAAAAACTGACAACTCCCTCTCGCTCGACCGTGGCACCGACCACGCCCACCACCACCTGGGCCATGCCGGCGGCCATTCGCATCTCACCGGCGCCCTGTTCTTCACCCTGGGCTTCGCCTTCGTCGAGGCGGTGGCCGGCTACTTCTCCGGCTCGCTTGCCCTCTTGTCCGACGCCGGCCACATGCTGACCGACTCCACCGCCCTGGGTCTGGCGGCGCTGGCCGCCTGGCTGGCCAAGCGGCCGCCGTCGCCGCGGCACACCTACGGCCTGGTCCGGCTGGAAATCCTGGCCGCGCTGTTCAATGCCCTGCTCATGTTCGGCTTGGTCGCCTTCATCGCCGTCGAGGCGATCGACCGCTTCGCCCAGCCGCGTCAGGTTCAGGGTGGGGTCGTCACCGTGGTCGCCGTCATCGGTCTCTTGGTCAATATCGGTGTCGCCTGGCAGCTGAGCCACGGCGAGAAAACCCTGAACACCCGCGCCGCCCTGCTGCACGTGATGGGCGACATGCTCGGCTCGGTCGCCGCCCTGGCCGCCGGCCTGGTCATCTACTTCACCGGCTGGATGCCGATCGACCCGCTATTGTCCTTGCTGGTCTCCGGCCTGATCCTGGTCTCGGCCTGGCGCCTGCTGGGCGAGGCGCTCAACGTCCTGCTGGAGGCGGTGCCCGGCCATATCGACATCGAGCGCGTGGCGCAGGACCTGGCCGCCATCGAGGGCGTGGCCGCGGTGCACGACCTGCATATCTGGACCCTGTCTTCCGGCAAGGTCGCCCTGTCGGCGCACATGGACGTGCGCGACTTCGCCGACTGGCCCCGGATCATGGCCGAGAGCCGGCAGCGGCTGATCACACACCACGACATCGGCCATGTCACCCTGCAGCCGGAGCTGGCCGACAGCACCGCCGCCCGGCCCGCCCACATCCTCCATCCCGTCCAGCACTGAAGGCCGCCATGAAACGCAGACGTCTCTATACCCGCCACCGCCTGAGCCGCGACGCCGAGCGCCTGGCCTGGCTGGCCACCGGCCTGGCCGATTCCGGCAGCCGGGCCGAGGATGCCTTCTGGGAGGGCGAACTCACCGTCCTGATCGACAAGCTCTTGCAGGCGAACGACGAGGAGGCCTTCAACCAGGCCCTCGACCGCCTGTACGAGACCCATTCCCGCGCCTACGACGAACTGGCCGACCTGATCGAGGCCGGGGCCGAGACCAGCCGCTTCGACGTCGACGGCGAGCCGCATGCCGGCCTGCTGCTGGCCCTGCCCGTCCTGGCCTGGTCGCGCTACGCCATCCCCACCCGCAGCCTGCCGAAGAACGCCCTGTCCGGCCTGCGCGCCCACCTGGCGGCGCATGTGCTGGCCGACGGCTGCCGTTTCGCCCTGATCGACTACCTGTTCAGCCCCGACCAGCTGCCGCGCGGCTACGGCGAGACGCGCCGTCTTGCCGCCGAACTGTGGCCCTCGGCCCTGCAAAACCGCGACTACAACATCGAGGCCAAGAAGATGCCGGAGACCGCCGCCTTCGTCTCCGACGTGCGCTACATCCTCGCCGCCGTGAGCGTGCCGGTCGGCCGACCCCTGTTCCGCTGGAACGAGCCGGACGGCGACCGGGAGAAGGCCCTGGCCCAGTGGCGCGAGCAGGGCGCCCCCAACCTGCAGTCGGTCATGGCCGGCTGCGCCTATGAACTGCTGTTGCCCGATGCCTACTTCGCCGCCTGGCGCCAGGCCGACCGCGAGATCCGACCCTATTCCCTGCGCGCCGCCGTGGCCTATCTGCAGACCGTGCTCGGTACCCCGGCCGGTCTGCTGCGCGCGGTGATCGCCCCCTTCTACGACCGCTGGCTGGTCGAATACCGCATCGGCTTCGCCCTCAGCGGCTCGGACGACCTGGTGCACGGCGTGGTCTGGCCCCTGCTCGGCACCGAAGAGGAGACCGGCGAGACCCCGGCCGAGATCGAGCGCATCCTGCGCGAGGCCGGGGTCGGCGAGGTCATCCTGCACAGCCAGCGCTTTCCCCTGGAATATTGCGACGACTGCGGCGCGCCGCTCTACCCCAACCCCGAGGGCGAGAGCGTCCACGCCGAAATGCCCGAGGGCGAGGAAGGCCCGCCGGCGCATCTGCATTGAGTGGGTAGTGGGTAGCGCGCTTCCTGCTCCCTCCCCATTCATGGGGAGGGAAGGGGAGGGGAGATTTTTTCGACGGAGCTTTCTCTCTAGCAAACGATCTGAATGAAACCAATCATGTTCGACCCCAACTGCACCGCCTGCCCACGCCTGGCCGACTTCCTGGCCGACTGCCGCGCCAGCCGGCCCGACTACTACGGCCGGCCGGTGCCGCCCTTCGGCGCGGCCAAGCCCCGCCTGCTCATCGTCGGCCTCGCCCCCGGCTACCATGGCGCCAACCGCAGCGGCCGCCCCTTCACCGGCGACTATGCCGGGGTGCTGCTGTACCAGACCCTGCACGCATTCGGCTACGCCAGCCGGCCCGAATCGACCGCGGCCGACGACGGCCTGGAGCTCATCGGCTGCCGCATCACCAACGCGGTGAAATGCGTGCCGCCGGAGAACAAGCCCACCCCGGACGAGATCAGGCGCTGCAATGGATATCTAAAAGCGGAACTGGAAGCGCTGCCCAAGGGCGCCGCGATCCTGGCCCTGGGCCAGATCGCCCACGGCGCCGTGCTGCGCGCGCTGGGCCTGAAGCTGAAGGATTACCCCTTCGGCCACGCCGCCGTCCATCAACTCCCCTCTCCCTCCGGGAGAGGGGTCGGGGGTGAGGGAAAACCCCGGGGTGAGGGAAAAGCTGAGGACGCAGGCACCCCCCTCCGCCTCTACGACAGTTACCACTGCAGCCGCTACAACACCCAAACCCGCCGGCTCACGCCCGAGATGTTCCAGGCCGTGTTCGCCCAGATTCGCAAAGACCGAGAGGAGGCCTGACCATGCCCGTCGTCACCATCAAGCTCGCCGGCACCTTCAGCCGGGAACAGAAAAAACAGATCGCCGAGGAGATCACCGACACCCTGGAGCGGGTCGGCGGCAAGCCCCGGCGCTACACCTACATCGCCTTCGAGGAACTGCCGGACGAGAATTGGGCGATTGCGGGGGAGTTGCTCGACGAAGAATAGCCGGGTTGGTATGCGCATACACTCCCCAGGGGAGCCACAATGCGCGCCGGCCAGAATCCTCATGCCCTGAAAAAGGCGGCAAACCTCAGCATCCGCGCCGACCTGCTGAGGCAGGCCAAAGACCTGGATATCCACCTCTCGGCCACACTGGAGCAGGCCCTGGCCGAGGCCGTCAGGCAAAAACTGCGGCAACGCTGGCTGGCCGAGAACAAGGCCGCCATCGAGGCCTACAACGAGCATATCGAAACCCACGGCGTATTCAGCGACGGCCTGC encodes:
- a CDS encoding tautomerase family protein; translation: MPVVTIKLAGTFSREQKKQIAEEITDTLERVGGKPRRYTYIAFEELPDENWAIAGELLDEE
- a CDS encoding DUF2863 family protein — translated: MKRRRLYTRHRLSRDAERLAWLATGLADSGSRAEDAFWEGELTVLIDKLLQANDEEAFNQALDRLYETHSRAYDELADLIEAGAETSRFDVDGEPHAGLLLALPVLAWSRYAIPTRSLPKNALSGLRAHLAAHVLADGCRFALIDYLFSPDQLPRGYGETRRLAAELWPSALQNRDYNIEAKKMPETAAFVSDVRYILAAVSVPVGRPLFRWNEPDGDREKALAQWREQGAPNLQSVMAGCAYELLLPDAYFAAWRQADREIRPYSLRAAVAYLQTVLGTPAGLLRAVIAPFYDRWLVEYRIGFALSGSDDLVHGVVWPLLGTEEETGETPAEIERILREAGVGEVILHSQRFPLEYCDDCGAPLYPNPEGESVHAEMPEGEEGPPAHLH
- a CDS encoding NAD(P)H-dependent oxidoreductase, coding for MIAKQDILAAFNYRHACKEFDPTRKVAPEDFEFILETARLSPSSFGHEPWQIVVIQDMALREKLLPVTWGAQKTLPTASHYIAILARKTGLMPEDPHVQHIMHDIQKLPPERIEMRSKVYRNFLESDFKLLGYERGVFDWACRQAYIALGNMMTAAAMIGIDTCPIEGFDQEKAEAVLSAAGALDARNFGLAAMLAFGYRKNPQPAKTRRPMAEVVQWVK
- a CDS encoding uracil-DNA glycosylase yields the protein MKPIMFDPNCTACPRLADFLADCRASRPDYYGRPVPPFGAAKPRLLIVGLAPGYHGANRSGRPFTGDYAGVLLYQTLHAFGYASRPESTAADDGLELIGCRITNAVKCVPPENKPTPDEIRRCNGYLKAELEALPKGAAILALGQIAHGAVLRALGLKLKDYPFGHAAVHQLPSPSGRGVGGEGKPRGEGKAEDAGTPLRLYDSYHCSRYNTQTRRLTPEMFQAVFAQIRKDREEA
- the queA gene encoding tRNA preQ1(34) S-adenosylmethionine ribosyltransferase-isomerase QueA, coding for MKTADFDYALPEELIARYPLAERTASRLLHVDGPNKRFSDRRFAELAEFFRAGDLLVFNDTRVIKARLFGEKASGGRIEALIERVLSEHEAIAFIRASKSPKPGMRLRFADSFEAEVIERSDDLYRLRFDPAKTVLDWLEAYGELPLPPYLERRPEAADEARYQTVYAREPGAVAAPTAGLHFDEAMLDALKAKGVATARVTLHVGAGTFQPVRVDDIHEHKMHSERYEVPNETVAAVELAKAHGGRVTAVGTTSLRALESAAHSGSLRAGQGETDLFITPGYEFRVVERLITNFHLPRSTLLMLVCAFGGMDLMLAAYRHAVEQRYRFFSYGDAMLIERIANQDAI
- the acpS gene encoding holo-ACP synthase; translated protein: MEQNRMIFGIGTDLVVIERVRAMHARHGQRLAERMLAPAELPGFDLVPDKPRFLAKRFAAKEAFAKAAGTGMRAPLHLSTIGVRHNALGRPELFFSDELAAWLRRQGVVRSHLSLSDEQEHAMAFVVLESEAS
- a CDS encoding cation diffusion facilitator family transporter — translated: MAKTDNSLSLDRGTDHAHHHLGHAGGHSHLTGALFFTLGFAFVEAVAGYFSGSLALLSDAGHMLTDSTALGLAALAAWLAKRPPSPRHTYGLVRLEILAALFNALLMFGLVAFIAVEAIDRFAQPRQVQGGVVTVVAVIGLLVNIGVAWQLSHGEKTLNTRAALLHVMGDMLGSVAALAAGLVIYFTGWMPIDPLLSLLVSGLILVSAWRLLGEALNVLLEAVPGHIDIERVAQDLAAIEGVAAVHDLHIWTLSSGKVALSAHMDVRDFADWPRIMAESRQRLITHHDIGHVTLQPELADSTAARPAHILHPVQH
- the nagZ gene encoding beta-N-acetylhexosaminidase; this translates as MPLGPLMLDVVGTALTEDDRRRLRHPLVGGVILFKRNYESPEQIAALTREIHALRSPHLLIGVDHEGGRVQRFRAGFTPIPPMRRLGEVWDEHPQRARLLAKDAGYIMGAELRAVGVDFSFTPVLDLDYGASGVIGDRAFHRKPQAVVELAHALMLGLHEAGMNAVGKHFPGHGYIAADSHLEIPVDERPLEDLEFADLIPFRQMIDWGLAAIMPAHVIYPKVDDKPAGFSRRWLQDILRGRLGFEGVIFSDDLAMEGASVAGGALERARAALEAGCDMALMCNRPELADELLARLQWPLAPVSLVRLARMHGRPHPPSRVALHESTRYTKAVHHLAGLGPVDAELAFNDPSNTCGKN